From Brochothrix thermosphacta DSM 20171 = FSL F6-1036, a single genomic window includes:
- a CDS encoding Gfo/Idh/MocA family protein translates to MVLNIGVIGTGAIGREHIGRLTNTLAGSKIVAVTDVNQEAAQDAIATYQLDAVVYPDDISLIAADNVDAVVITSWGPAHEGSVLAAIAAGKYVFCEKPLATTAAGARRIVDAEIAAGKKLVQVGFMRRYDEGYLGLKQAIDNNEIGAPLMLHCAHRNPTVDERYSTDMAISDTLIHEIDALHWLIDDDYKSVRIAFPRNTKNAREGLRDPQIATLETKNGVIITVEIFVNCQYGYDIQCEVVGEEGIVKLPEFSNIVTRKSGKLSQEILSDWKYRFTRAYDVELQDFVDSIKTNGAPQGPTSWDGYIAAVTADACIAAQTSGAVETIALDEKPAFYN, encoded by the coding sequence ATGGTATTAAACATTGGAGTTATCGGAACAGGCGCTATTGGACGCGAACATATTGGTCGATTAACAAACACATTAGCAGGATCTAAAATTGTAGCAGTGACAGATGTCAATCAAGAGGCTGCTCAAGATGCAATTGCGACGTATCAATTAGATGCCGTTGTTTATCCGGATGACATTAGTTTGATTGCAGCAGATAATGTGGATGCGGTTGTTATTACAAGCTGGGGGCCAGCACATGAAGGGAGCGTTCTAGCAGCGATTGCAGCTGGTAAATATGTTTTCTGTGAGAAGCCATTAGCGACAACTGCAGCTGGTGCACGACGTATCGTTGACGCTGAAATTGCAGCCGGTAAAAAATTAGTACAAGTTGGCTTTATGCGTCGTTACGATGAAGGGTATCTAGGGTTAAAACAAGCGATTGATAATAACGAAATCGGCGCACCGTTAATGTTACATTGTGCACACCGTAACCCAACAGTTGATGAACGTTATTCAACAGATATGGCAATCTCAGATACATTAATTCATGAAATTGATGCCTTGCATTGGTTGATTGATGATGATTATAAATCGGTGCGAATTGCTTTCCCACGAAATACTAAAAATGCACGTGAAGGGTTACGCGATCCACAAATTGCTACTTTGGAAACAAAAAACGGCGTGATTATAACGGTTGAAATTTTTGTTAACTGTCAATATGGTTACGATATTCAATGCGAAGTAGTAGGTGAAGAAGGAATTGTGAAATTACCGGAATTCTCAAACATTGTCACACGAAAAAGTGGGAAATTAAGCCAAGAAATTTTATCTGACTGGAAATACCGTTTCACACGAGCTTATGATGTTGAGTTGCAAGATTTTGTTGATTCTATTAAAACAAATGGTGCGCCACAAGGTCCTACTTCATGGGATGGCTATATTGCAGCGGTGACTGCAGATGCTTGTATCGCTGCTCAAACAAGCGGCGCAGTTGAAACAATTGCTTTGGATGAAAAACCGGCGTTTTATAATTAA
- a CDS encoding 3D domain-containing protein, with protein sequence MQTKNNRLKKNIISGLLIGAIAISGLLPTTSVNAASVKVKSGDTLSLIAKRHNVNASELQKKNKIKNANTIRVGQVLTLPAKKSAAKKTTTKKKAVKKVPAKKKVVKKKAPAKKVLKTVRVSSSAYSRAQRGMSNYTATGIDLRKKSKVIAVDPKVIKLGSKVYVPGYGEAIAGDTGGAIRGKKIDVHMNSVNACYNWGRRTVNVKVYK encoded by the coding sequence TTGCAAACCAAAAATAATCGATTAAAGAAAAATATAATTAGTGGCTTATTAATTGGAGCTATTGCTATTTCTGGCTTATTACCAACAACTTCAGTAAATGCAGCTAGCGTTAAAGTAAAGAGTGGCGATACACTCAGCCTTATTGCTAAACGTCATAATGTGAATGCATCTGAATTACAAAAGAAAAATAAAATTAAAAACGCTAATACTATTCGCGTAGGTCAAGTATTGACACTACCTGCTAAGAAATCAGCAGCTAAAAAAACAACGACTAAGAAAAAGGCAGTGAAAAAAGTACCTGCTAAGAAAAAAGTTGTTAAGAAAAAAGCACCTGCTAAGAAAGTTCTTAAAACGGTCCGCGTTAGTTCATCTGCATACAGTCGCGCACAACGAGGCATGAGCAATTATACTGCGACTGGAATTGACTTAAGAAAAAAATCAAAAGTAATTGCTGTTGATCCAAAAGTAATTAAACTTGGAAGTAAAGTTTATGTGCCAGGTTACGGTGAAGCAATTGCAGGCGATACCGGCGGCGCTATTCGTGGCAAAAAAATAGATGTTCATATGAACTCAGTAAACGCATGTTATAACTGGGGACGCCGTACAGTAAACGTTAAAGTTTATAAATAA
- the iolC gene encoding 5-dehydro-2-deoxygluconokinase produces MLIKTDDTKKYDLIAVGRACIDLNAVEFNRPMEETMTFAKYVGGSPANVAIGLAKLGLKPGFIGKLADDQHGRFIKTYMTAAGVDMEETVLDTAGHKTGLAFTEIKSPSECSILMYRDEVADLYLEASEVDEAYIKQARLLLVSGTALSMSPSREAILTAVAYAKKNDVPVVFELDYRPYTWQSLEDTAVYYSLVANQADIIIGTRDEFDRLENKEGGKNEETIAALFQHSAQLIVIKHGVEGSYAYTKAGDVYNGKAYKTKVLKTFGAGDSYAAAFIYAVLAGKSIETALKYGSASASIVVSKHSSSDAMPDVAAIEALIQSHE; encoded by the coding sequence ATGCTGATTAAAACGGATGATACTAAAAAATATGATTTAATTGCAGTGGGACGAGCGTGTATTGATTTGAACGCTGTAGAATTTAACCGTCCAATGGAAGAAACAATGACTTTTGCAAAATATGTGGGTGGCTCTCCAGCTAACGTCGCTATCGGTTTAGCCAAACTAGGTTTAAAACCAGGCTTTATTGGAAAATTAGCAGATGACCAACACGGTCGTTTTATTAAAACGTACATGACAGCTGCAGGTGTTGATATGGAAGAAACTGTTCTAGATACAGCAGGTCATAAAACGGGATTGGCTTTTACAGAAATTAAAAGTCCATCAGAATGCAGTATCTTAATGTATCGAGATGAAGTAGCTGATTTATATCTTGAAGCAAGTGAAGTGGACGAAGCGTATATTAAACAAGCACGCTTATTATTGGTCTCAGGGACAGCGTTATCAATGAGCCCATCACGTGAAGCGATATTGACAGCAGTAGCCTATGCCAAAAAGAATGATGTACCCGTTGTGTTTGAATTAGATTACCGTCCTTATACATGGCAATCATTAGAAGATACGGCTGTTTATTATAGCTTAGTTGCAAATCAAGCAGATATCATCATCGGAACACGTGATGAATTTGATCGTCTAGAGAATAAAGAAGGGGGTAAGAACGAAGAAACGATTGCTGCATTATTCCAACATAGCGCACAATTAATTGTCATTAAGCATGGTGTAGAAGGATCGTATGCTTACACCAAAGCAGGTGATGTCTATAATGGTAAAGCTTATAAAACAAAAGTTCTTAAAACATTTGGTGCGGGTGATTCCTATGCAGCTGCATTTATATATGCCGTTCTGGCTGGAAAATCAATCGAAACAGCATTGAAATATGGTAGCGCATCGGCTTCAATCGTTGTGAGTAAACACAGTTCCTCTGATGCTATGCCTGATGTTGCGGCAATCGAAGCATTGATTCAAAGTCACGAATAA
- a CDS encoding sugar phosphate isomerase/epimerase family protein — MKLAFNQATTLENSTLEKDLELCEQQGYDYIEIRTMDKLPEYLETNTMADLKNFFDTHQLKPLALNALVFFNNRDEEGHQEIIQEFKAMLVTAQELNVPYIVAVPLVTKTKFHKQTIQQDCVAVLREMSDLAKASGVKIALEFVGHPECTVNTFGQAYDIIEAVDRENVGVVFDCFHFHAMGSNIADLERAKGDKIFILHMDDTEDFPIGFLTDDDRVWPGHGAIDLETHLKTLRKIGFKGVASVELFRPEYYQMSAEEVIRKAKDTTREVLQAYY; from the coding sequence ATGAAGTTAGCATTCAATCAGGCAACGACACTAGAAAATTCAACGCTCGAAAAAGATTTAGAACTCTGTGAACAACAAGGTTATGACTATATCGAGATACGGACGATGGATAAATTACCTGAGTATCTGGAAACGAATACGATGGCAGACTTAAAAAACTTTTTTGACACACATCAGCTTAAGCCGTTGGCATTAAATGCGTTGGTCTTTTTTAATAACCGTGATGAAGAGGGGCATCAAGAAATTATCCAAGAATTCAAAGCGATGTTAGTTACAGCTCAGGAGCTTAATGTGCCTTATATCGTGGCGGTGCCATTGGTTACAAAAACTAAATTTCACAAACAAACGATTCAACAAGATTGTGTTGCTGTATTACGCGAAATGTCTGACTTAGCAAAAGCTAGTGGTGTTAAAATTGCGCTTGAATTTGTTGGTCATCCTGAATGTACAGTCAATACGTTTGGTCAAGCGTACGATATTATTGAGGCAGTAGATCGTGAGAATGTTGGTGTAGTCTTTGATTGTTTCCATTTCCATGCAATGGGCTCTAATATCGCTGATTTGGAACGGGCAAAAGGCGATAAAATTTTCATATTACATATGGATGATACCGAAGACTTTCCAATTGGTTTTTTAACAGATGATGACCGTGTTTGGCCAGGGCATGGCGCTATCGATTTAGAGACACATCTGAAAACACTGCGTAAAATCGGTTTTAAAGGAGTCGCATCAGTCGAATTATTCCGTCCGGAATATTATCAAATGTCTGCTGAAGAAGTGATTAGGAAAGCAAAAGATACCACTCGCGAAGTATTGCAGGCATATTATTAA
- a CDS encoding sugar porter family MFS transporter → MKQQRSPKKKLSLVTWISTFGGLLFGYDTGVVNGALPYMAASDQLNLTPVTEGLVASSLTFGAAFGAIIGGQFSDKKGRRKLIMYLAVMFFIATIGCSIAPNIEVMVISRVLLGLAVGGASVTVPAYLSEMSPANRRGRMVTMNELMIVTGQLMAFTFNAILATTFGDVSHIWRYMLVIATLPAVILWFGMLVMPESPRWLASKGRFGEALAVLLQVREKEEAHEEIEEIKQHLEEEDAIQKARWKDLSIPWIRRIVFIGIGIAVVQQITGVNSIMYYGTQILKNAGFGTQAAIVGNIANGVISVAATFVGIWLLGKIGRRPMLTIGLIGTTSALTLIGIFSYVLEGSAALPYVVLSLTVTFLAFQQGAISPVTWLMLSEIFPLKLRGLGMGVTVFCLWITNFLVGFSFPILLDAFGLSNTFFMFAVLGIGAIIFVRKVLPETKGYSLEQLEYFFKNHVKFK, encoded by the coding sequence ATGAAGCAGCAACGGTCACCCAAGAAAAAATTAAGTCTGGTGACATGGATTTCAACTTTTGGTGGGCTATTATTCGGTTACGATACAGGCGTTGTGAATGGAGCCTTGCCTTACATGGCAGCTTCTGATCAACTAAATCTTACACCTGTAACTGAAGGATTAGTAGCGAGTTCTTTAACTTTTGGTGCCGCTTTTGGTGCGATTATCGGGGGGCAATTCTCTGATAAAAAAGGACGCCGTAAATTAATTATGTACTTAGCAGTTATGTTTTTTATTGCAACAATTGGTTGTTCCATTGCACCGAATATTGAAGTGATGGTTATCAGTCGTGTATTGCTTGGTTTAGCAGTCGGTGGTGCTTCAGTTACTGTACCAGCTTATCTGTCAGAGATGTCGCCAGCCAATCGACGTGGACGTATGGTCACCATGAATGAATTGATGATTGTTACAGGGCAGTTAATGGCCTTCACGTTTAATGCGATTTTAGCGACAACGTTTGGTGACGTCAGCCACATTTGGCGTTACATGTTAGTGATTGCGACACTTCCAGCTGTGATTTTATGGTTTGGGATGTTAGTGATGCCAGAAAGCCCACGTTGGCTAGCTTCAAAAGGCCGGTTTGGTGAAGCGTTAGCGGTGTTGCTACAAGTGCGTGAGAAAGAAGAGGCGCACGAAGAGATTGAAGAGATTAAGCAGCATTTAGAAGAAGAAGACGCTATCCAAAAAGCACGTTGGAAAGATTTATCAATTCCATGGATACGCCGAATTGTTTTTATCGGTATCGGTATTGCCGTTGTGCAACAAATCACTGGAGTTAACTCGATTATGTACTACGGAACCCAAATTTTGAAAAATGCTGGTTTCGGAACACAAGCGGCCATTGTGGGTAACATTGCAAATGGGGTCATCTCTGTAGCCGCAACCTTTGTTGGTATTTGGTTATTAGGTAAAATTGGTCGACGCCCCATGTTAACCATTGGTTTAATTGGAACGACCTCCGCACTGACATTGATTGGTATATTTTCATATGTACTCGAAGGATCAGCGGCACTGCCATACGTCGTCTTATCGCTCACAGTTACGTTTTTAGCTTTCCAACAAGGTGCTATTTCACCAGTCACCTGGTTAATGTTATCTGAAATCTTCCCCTTGAAATTAAGAGGCTTGGGAATGGGTGTAACAGTCTTCTGTTTATGGATTACCAACTTCTTAGTCGGTTTTTCATTCCCGATTTTACTGGATGCTTTTGGATTGTCAAACACGTTCTTCATGTTTGCGGTTCTGGGTATAGGGGCTATCATCTTTGTACGAAAAGTATTGCCAGAGACAAAAGGTTATTCATTAGAGCAATTAGAATATTTCTTCAAAAATCATGTGAAATTCAAATAA
- the fba gene encoding class II fructose-1,6-bisphosphate aldolase, with amino-acid sequence MTIVNMKAMLNHALENEYAVPQFNLNGLPWAKAFLKSAQAEQSPVIIAASDRVVDFLGGFSTIFVMVNELMKEYNITVPVALHLDHGRSVERCKAAIDAGFTSVMIDGSHATIAENIEMTKAVTSYAHSRGVTVEAEVGTVGGNEDGLIGGIQYAKLEDCVALVEETGVDALAAALGSVHGQYVGEPKLGFKEMSAISVAVGIPLVLHGASGIPEDQVKRAIKLGHAKININTENNIAFAEVLRHMLTKNQTLFDPQAYLNPGQTAIEVAAIAKMREFGSSGKA; translated from the coding sequence ATGACAATTGTTAATATGAAGGCGATGTTGAATCATGCCTTGGAGAATGAATACGCTGTGCCACAGTTTAATTTAAATGGGTTACCGTGGGCAAAAGCATTTTTAAAAAGTGCACAAGCTGAGCAATCTCCGGTTATTATCGCGGCCTCTGATCGTGTTGTTGATTTTCTTGGTGGTTTTTCAACTATCTTTGTCATGGTAAATGAATTAATGAAAGAATATAATATAACGGTACCTGTTGCTTTGCATTTGGACCATGGCCGCAGCGTTGAACGATGTAAAGCCGCGATTGATGCAGGTTTCACTTCCGTTATGATTGATGGGTCACATGCGACGATTGCTGAGAACATTGAAATGACGAAAGCGGTGACCTCATACGCGCATTCACGTGGCGTTACAGTAGAGGCTGAAGTTGGTACCGTAGGTGGTAATGAAGATGGCTTGATAGGCGGTATACAATATGCTAAATTGGAAGACTGCGTGGCATTGGTGGAAGAGACGGGTGTTGATGCATTGGCGGCGGCATTAGGTTCAGTTCATGGGCAGTATGTCGGTGAGCCGAAACTAGGGTTTAAAGAAATGTCTGCCATTTCAGTAGCAGTAGGCATTCCGCTAGTATTGCATGGGGCATCGGGAATTCCAGAAGATCAGGTCAAGCGAGCAATTAAGTTAGGGCATGCAAAAATTAATATTAACACGGAAAATAATATTGCTTTTGCAGAAGTGTTGCGACACATGCTGACAAAAAATCAAACGTTGTTTGATCCACAAGCCTATTTAAATCCTGGACAAACAGCAATCGAGGTTGCTGCAATTGCAAAAATGCGAGAGTTTGGTTCAAGTGGAAAAGCATAA
- a CDS encoding sugar phosphate isomerase/epimerase family protein yields MKLAFDPSMYRDNISIEDMIYKTADLGYKYIEMSPREDFIPFYKYPKVDKAKIQSIKRCLRDTGLEISSLLPVQYWAGPDESARQSAVRNWKRAIEIAVELDVDLMNSEFSGSKYQPVECEAKFIQSMDELMPVFEKEGIRLNLQAHPYDFIETNTGAIDMIRALDKDWIKLVYSIPHAYFYDDGIGDVGKHLDDAGDLLDQVLFADTYNHKAAYGLRYIVNPPDAKVTVHQHLNIGEGEIDFDTIFRKLRETKFDGIATNAVFAWADQPKASSDFMIKAMKDGLRGLDIR; encoded by the coding sequence ATGAAATTAGCATTTGATCCAAGTATGTATCGCGACAATATAAGCATAGAAGATATGATTTATAAAACAGCAGATTTAGGTTATAAATACATTGAAATGAGTCCGCGTGAAGATTTTATTCCTTTTTACAAATATCCTAAAGTAGACAAGGCAAAAATACAATCCATTAAACGTTGTTTACGTGATACGGGATTAGAAATATCTTCATTACTACCTGTTCAGTATTGGGCAGGTCCAGATGAATCAGCCCGTCAATCGGCCGTTCGAAACTGGAAACGAGCGATTGAAATTGCAGTGGAGCTAGATGTTGATTTAATGAACAGTGAATTCAGTGGTTCTAAATATCAACCCGTTGAATGTGAAGCGAAATTTATCCAATCAATGGATGAGTTGATGCCGGTGTTTGAAAAAGAGGGGATACGTTTGAATCTACAGGCACATCCCTATGATTTCATTGAAACAAATACAGGTGCGATTGATATGATTCGTGCATTAGATAAAGATTGGATTAAACTGGTATATTCAATTCCTCACGCCTATTTTTATGATGATGGTATTGGCGATGTAGGTAAACATTTAGATGACGCGGGTGATTTGCTTGACCAAGTGCTATTTGCGGATACGTATAACCATAAGGCAGCTTATGGTTTACGCTATATTGTCAACCCGCCAGATGCAAAAGTAACCGTGCACCAACACTTAAATATTGGTGAGGGTGAAATTGATTTTGATACTATTTTTCGTAAACTAAGAGAAACGAAATTTGATGGTATTGCGACAAATGCTGTATTTGCTTGGGCAGATCAACCAAAAGCATCAAGTGATTTTATGATTAAAGCAATGAAAGACGGTTTACGCGGTCTCGATATACGTTAA
- the iolD gene encoding 3D-(3,5/4)-trihydroxycyclohexane-1,2-dione acylhydrolase (decyclizing) gives METIRLTTSQALVKFLNQQYIEIDGIETPYVEGVFNIFGHGNVVGIGQALQESPGHLKVYQGKNEQGMAHAAMAYSKQLNRRKIFAVTASAGPGSANMVTAAATAFANNIPMLLLPADTFATRQPDPVLQQLEHETSYAITTNDAFPAVSRYFDRIQRPEQLMSSLLRAFEVMTNPATAGPATLCISQDTEGEAYDYDVNFFQKRVHYINRQVPTTREIEGAIQRIQQSQRPVIIVGGGARYSEAAEILKALSLKHNIPLVETQAGKSTVTSAFENNLGGTGILGTSAANQVISETDLIIGVGTRYTDFTTSSKTAFDEKTAFLNININRMQTYKLEAFQVVADARAGLEAIANGLGDYTTTYGEDFRNYKAKWNVERERLANVKFNREAFTPEIKNQFDQTIMNEYADVLKTEFTQTAALITANETVKPDSIVIGSAGSLPGDLQRLWNTTVPHTYNLEYGYSCMGYEVAGALGAKLAAPEQEVYAALGDGSFLMLHTELVTALQYNKKINLLLFDNAGYGCINNLQMEHGSDSYHCELRDNNNTIMNINYAKVAEGYGAKGYTVSTKEELVAAIKDAEKQTVSTVIEIKVLPKTMSDGYDAWWHVGVSEVSDKASVLAANTTKEEKLQQAKKY, from the coding sequence ATGGAAACGATTCGTTTAACGACATCACAAGCGTTGGTGAAATTTTTAAATCAACAATATATTGAAATTGATGGTATTGAAACGCCCTATGTTGAAGGTGTTTTTAATATCTTTGGGCATGGTAACGTGGTGGGGATTGGTCAGGCTTTGCAAGAATCTCCGGGTCATCTGAAAGTGTATCAAGGTAAAAATGAGCAAGGCATGGCGCATGCGGCAATGGCCTATAGTAAGCAATTGAATCGTCGTAAAATCTTTGCAGTAACAGCCTCTGCAGGCCCGGGTTCGGCTAACATGGTAACAGCAGCAGCGACAGCGTTTGCTAATAATATACCCATGTTACTCTTGCCTGCTGATACTTTCGCTACACGTCAGCCTGATCCGGTTTTACAACAATTGGAACATGAGACAAGTTATGCGATTACGACGAATGATGCTTTTCCAGCGGTATCGCGCTATTTCGATCGTATTCAGCGTCCTGAGCAACTGATGAGTAGTTTGTTGCGAGCGTTTGAAGTGATGACAAATCCAGCAACAGCAGGTCCTGCAACTCTTTGTATCTCGCAAGACACTGAGGGAGAAGCGTATGACTATGATGTGAACTTCTTCCAAAAGAGAGTGCATTATATCAACCGTCAAGTCCCTACGACACGTGAAATTGAAGGTGCTATTCAACGCATTCAACAGAGCCAACGTCCTGTTATTATCGTAGGTGGTGGTGCTCGCTATTCTGAAGCGGCAGAGATATTAAAAGCATTATCGCTTAAACATAATATCCCATTGGTAGAAACACAGGCAGGGAAATCAACTGTCACCAGTGCGTTTGAGAATAATTTGGGAGGTACCGGCATATTGGGTACTTCAGCAGCAAATCAGGTGATTTCAGAAACAGATTTAATTATTGGGGTGGGTACGCGTTATACTGATTTCACCACATCATCAAAGACGGCATTTGATGAGAAGACAGCTTTTTTAAATATAAATATTAATCGTATGCAAACCTATAAATTAGAAGCGTTTCAAGTGGTCGCAGATGCGCGTGCTGGCTTAGAAGCAATTGCTAATGGATTAGGTGATTATACAACAACATATGGCGAAGACTTTCGTAATTATAAAGCGAAGTGGAATGTTGAGCGTGAGCGATTAGCCAACGTTAAATTTAACCGTGAAGCGTTTACGCCTGAGATAAAAAATCAATTTGATCAAACAATCATGAACGAATACGCCGATGTGCTAAAGACGGAATTCACACAAACGGCAGCTTTGATAACGGCGAATGAAACGGTGAAACCAGACAGCATTGTCATTGGTTCAGCAGGCTCATTGCCAGGTGATTTACAACGCCTCTGGAATACAACAGTACCTCATACATATAATCTAGAGTATGGTTATTCGTGCATGGGGTATGAAGTCGCAGGTGCATTAGGCGCAAAATTAGCAGCACCTGAACAAGAGGTTTACGCAGCGCTTGGAGATGGTAGTTTCTTAATGCTCCACACGGAGTTGGTTACGGCTTTACAATACAATAAAAAAATTAATCTATTATTATTTGATAACGCTGGTTATGGCTGTATTAACAACTTGCAGATGGAACACGGAAGTGACAGCTACCACTGTGAGTTACGTGATAATAACAACACGATCATGAACATTAACTACGCTAAAGTAGCCGAAGGTTATGGCGCTAAAGGTTATACCGTCAGTACGAAAGAAGAATTAGTAGCCGCAATCAAAGATGCAGAAAAACAAACAGTTTCAACTGTCATTGAAATTAAAGTATTGCCAAAAACCATGTCAGATGGTTACGATGCTTGGTGGCATGTGGGTGTATCAGAAGTGTCGGATAAAGCGAGTGTTTTAGCAGCGAATACGACAAAAGAAGAAAAATTACAGCAGGCTAAAAAATACTAG
- a CDS encoding GNAT family N-acetyltransferase: MELKQYTSDDFMLYYALTQHESVMRYITGNALNEDETARKFDKVMRYNENNRTTGHYRVYFEGKYIGYGKITISNKEIEVGYMLLPAYIGRGLGKKLLATLIDYAKKEDTVYVIFAIIQSENDISRNLLKSFGFQTVAVYEENGTRCERLELAN; the protein is encoded by the coding sequence ATGGAACTGAAACAGTATACAAGTGACGATTTTATGCTTTATTACGCGTTAACGCAACATGAATCTGTCATGCGCTATATTACAGGTAATGCCTTAAATGAGGATGAGACAGCACGTAAGTTTGACAAAGTCATGAGATACAACGAAAACAATCGAACAACAGGGCATTACCGTGTCTATTTTGAGGGGAAATATATCGGGTATGGAAAAATCACTATATCGAATAAAGAGATTGAAGTAGGTTATATGCTGTTGCCAGCATACATTGGCCGTGGTCTTGGCAAAAAATTGTTAGCGACATTAATTGATTATGCGAAGAAAGAAGATACGGTGTATGTCATATTTGCGATTATTCAATCTGAAAATGATATATCGCGAAACTTATTAAAGTCGTTTGGTTTTCAAACGGTCGCAGTGTATGAAGAAAATGGTACGCGGTGTGAACGTTTAGAATTAGCTAATTAA
- the iolE gene encoding myo-inosose-2 dehydratase: MTINWGIAPIGWRNDDIPEIGKDNNLQQLLSDIVVANFEGTEVGGFFPDAETLNKELALRDLKIAGQWFSSFIIRDGIQKVESAFKEHCEYLRTVNAAVAVVSEQTHSIQALGNNVFTEKPTFTDEEWDVLTTGLDRLGEIATTYDLKLVYHHHMGTGVQTAEEVTRLLNQTTPEKVHLLYDSGHIFVSDGDYLTLFDEHVDRIAHIHFKDVRADVLEICKADGKSFLNSFLEGMFTVPGDGIIDFTQIYARIKAAGYSGWIVIEAEQDPAKANPLEYALKARRYIDDKLLEN, encoded by the coding sequence ATGACAATTAACTGGGGAATCGCGCCGATTGGTTGGCGAAATGATGATATACCTGAAATTGGTAAAGATAATAATTTGCAACAGCTTTTAAGTGATATCGTTGTTGCTAATTTTGAAGGGACAGAAGTGGGCGGCTTCTTCCCAGACGCTGAAACACTCAACAAAGAGTTGGCGTTACGTGATTTGAAAATTGCTGGGCAATGGTTCAGCAGTTTCATTATCCGTGATGGCATACAAAAAGTTGAAAGCGCATTCAAAGAACACTGCGAGTATTTGCGAACAGTTAATGCTGCCGTAGCGGTAGTTTCAGAGCAAACGCACAGTATTCAAGCATTAGGAAATAATGTATTTACAGAGAAACCCACTTTTACGGATGAAGAATGGGATGTATTAACAACAGGACTTGATCGTTTGGGAGAGATTGCAACAACTTACGACCTGAAACTTGTTTATCATCATCATATGGGGACAGGTGTACAGACCGCTGAAGAAGTGACGCGGTTATTAAATCAAACAACACCAGAAAAAGTGCATTTATTATACGACTCAGGTCATATTTTTGTATCCGATGGTGATTACCTCACGTTGTTTGATGAACATGTTGATCGTATTGCACATATTCATTTTAAGGACGTGCGTGCTGACGTTTTAGAAATTTGTAAAGCAGATGGAAAATCATTTTTAAATTCTTTTCTAGAGGGAATGTTTACCGTACCAGGCGATGGTATCATTGATTTCACGCAAATCTATGCTCGCATAAAAGCAGCGGGCTATAGTGGATGGATTGTGATTGAAGCAGAGCAAGATCCAGCAAAAGCAAATCCGTTAGAATATGCGTTAAAAGCGCGTCGTTATATTGATGATAAACTGTTGGAAAACTAA